One window from the genome of Pseudanabaena yagii GIHE-NHR1 encodes:
- the mutL gene encoding DNA mismatch repair endonuclease MutL translates to MQNIHTLPIEVVHLIAAGEVIDSLAAVVRELAENAIDAGATRIVISIWTETLSVQVSDNGCGMAIADLSQAATPHTTSKINNAEDLRQIHSLGFRGEALYSLAQLADLSICSRPILEPVGYQTNYDEHGNLQSPPKVVAIATGTVVTIRNLFARYPNRLQSLPNSSQQIRKVQLQIQQMAIANPQINWQVNLDNREWFTIWAGANASEILPQIMNSIQSHDLAYKDFVLTSSPPAGEGKISITLGIPDRLSRRRPDWVKVILNGRLVNFLELEQTILSSLERTLPRNRFPVCIVDLNLACDHIDWNRHPAKSEAYIQNLGDIQDQIKDGITEVLKAPESNTQASYGSAANDLLRTAERKTSYLIPTKRENFNQPNSSLKAITQVLDTYILAEHSGGLWLVEQHVAHERVIFERIETQWQIVPIEQPILLQKINDDGIERLQTLGLEIEAFGNELWAVRSLPEILIGHPDCAVILQEMAQQDDPTMARATAACRSAIRNGTKLDLTTIRDLLWQWQQTRNPHTCPHGRPICLAIDESDLARFFRRNWIVSK, encoded by the coding sequence ATGCAAAATATCCATACCCTTCCCATTGAAGTTGTGCATCTCATTGCCGCAGGTGAGGTGATTGACTCCTTAGCGGCGGTAGTGCGAGAACTTGCCGAAAATGCGATCGATGCGGGGGCAACGCGAATTGTCATTTCGATCTGGACTGAAACACTCTCGGTGCAGGTGAGTGACAATGGTTGCGGCATGGCGATCGCCGATTTATCTCAAGCTGCGACACCACACACAACCAGCAAAATTAATAATGCCGAAGATTTACGCCAAATCCATAGTTTAGGATTTCGGGGTGAGGCGCTGTATAGTCTGGCGCAACTTGCTGATTTGAGTATTTGCAGTCGTCCGATCCTAGAGCCAGTGGGCTATCAGACTAATTACGATGAGCATGGCAATTTGCAATCCCCGCCCAAAGTTGTGGCGATCGCAACGGGGACAGTCGTAACCATTCGCAATCTCTTTGCTCGCTATCCCAATCGCTTACAGTCTTTACCGAATAGCTCCCAGCAGATTCGCAAGGTGCAATTGCAAATCCAGCAGATGGCGATCGCCAATCCCCAGATTAATTGGCAAGTGAATCTGGACAATCGCGAATGGTTCACGATTTGGGCTGGCGCAAATGCGAGTGAGATTTTGCCACAAATCATGAATTCGATTCAGTCCCATGACTTGGCTTATAAAGACTTTGTCCTCACCTCTAGTCCTCCCGCAGGAGAAGGTAAAATCTCGATCACCCTTGGAATACCCGATCGCCTATCGCGTCGTCGTCCCGATTGGGTAAAAGTTATTCTCAATGGGAGGTTGGTTAATTTTCTAGAACTAGAGCAAACTATTCTTTCGAGTTTAGAGAGAACTTTACCGCGCAATCGTTTTCCCGTTTGTATTGTGGATCTTAATTTAGCTTGCGATCACATTGATTGGAATCGACATCCTGCCAAATCTGAAGCCTATATTCAGAACTTAGGCGATATTCAAGATCAAATTAAAGATGGGATTACGGAAGTTCTAAAAGCACCTGAAAGTAATACTCAGGCTAGTTATGGTAGTGCTGCAAATGATCTATTACGAACGGCGGAACGGAAAACCTCTTATTTGATCCCAACAAAGCGCGAGAACTTTAATCAGCCAAATTCTTCTCTTAAGGCGATCACTCAAGTTCTCGATACTTACATTTTAGCCGAACATTCAGGTGGACTATGGCTAGTGGAGCAACACGTTGCCCATGAACGTGTGATCTTTGAAAGAATTGAAACTCAGTGGCAAATCGTTCCCATTGAGCAGCCGATTCTATTACAAAAAATTAATGACGATGGCATTGAAAGACTGCAAACCTTGGGTTTAGAAATTGAAGCCTTTGGTAATGAACTATGGGCAGTGCGATCGCTACCAGAAATTCTCATCGGTCATCCAGACTGTGCAGTGATTCTACAAGAAATGGCGCAACAGGATGATCCAACCATGGCAAGGGCAACAGCAGCATGTCGGAGTGCCATTCGTAACGGGACAAAGCTAGATTTAACAACGATTCGCGACTTGCTCTGGCAATGGCAACAAACCCGCAATCCTCATACCTGTCCGCATGGTCGCCCGATCTGTTTAGCGATCGATGAGTCAGATTTAGCCAGATTTTTCCGCCGCAATTGGATTGTCTCGAAATAG